One stretch of Clavibacter michiganensis DNA includes these proteins:
- a CDS encoding class I SAM-dependent methyltransferase — protein MADDLIADRPSRDGRSALLYDDLVSRQLDSVHSTASTLLGHQVFAGNQPDDFAIAGLTASAPRVLMLGLGLGGSLRSILAANPRTHVTALDLSERSLRMSRALHDLYFPEVHYDEIVGDAQYVSDLVEGSFDAICIDIYSDEGYPSFVSRSRFWDAVKAMRRDNSSPVMFNSWGLPTHLGWSECSSDQTTVASAMQDALGPLSALPHRRNVTLSTPLLRRGDIESVKPGTAGPRPRIDAIQLRLLRLRARCSASVRFEGGTEADGSWDGTKASLNSLMQIMWPSAVERLSRLADKPGRAYATLGEIIGDDAALDAIASSATQELHYFLPNVASNWIHQHGVMPEWYRRATMRNFLTMIEADRAQFILGWFTQYVAILLKCPSGLESSVNLLEWVSSAEDVLVALEMKE, from the coding sequence TGCTCGGCCACCAGGTATTCGCCGGAAATCAGCCTGATGATTTCGCCATTGCGGGGCTGACTGCGTCGGCTCCACGGGTGCTCATGCTGGGGCTCGGTCTAGGAGGATCACTGCGTTCGATCCTCGCCGCCAATCCACGAACCCATGTGACGGCCCTCGATCTGTCTGAGCGGTCCCTCCGAATGAGCCGTGCGCTGCATGACCTCTACTTTCCCGAGGTGCACTACGACGAGATCGTAGGCGACGCGCAGTACGTAAGCGATCTGGTCGAGGGGAGCTTCGACGCGATTTGCATCGACATCTACAGTGACGAAGGCTACCCGTCCTTCGTAAGCCGATCGAGGTTCTGGGACGCGGTCAAGGCGATGCGCAGAGACAATTCCAGTCCGGTCATGTTCAATTCATGGGGACTCCCGACGCACCTTGGCTGGTCCGAGTGCTCATCCGATCAGACGACCGTCGCCTCCGCGATGCAGGACGCTCTCGGACCGTTGAGCGCACTACCCCACCGTCGGAACGTGACGCTTTCGACGCCCCTCCTGCGCCGGGGCGATATCGAATCCGTGAAGCCGGGCACCGCGGGGCCCCGTCCGCGGATCGACGCCATCCAGCTCAGGCTCCTCCGGCTGAGGGCTCGATGCTCAGCTTCCGTCCGATTCGAAGGCGGAACGGAGGCAGATGGTTCGTGGGACGGCACGAAGGCGAGCCTCAACTCCCTGATGCAGATCATGTGGCCGTCCGCGGTCGAGCGACTGTCGCGACTGGCCGATAAGCCGGGCCGCGCGTACGCCACTCTGGGGGAGATCATCGGAGACGATGCCGCGTTGGACGCGATCGCCTCATCTGCTACTCAGGAACTCCATTACTTCCTGCCCAACGTGGCGTCCAATTGGATCCACCAGCACGGGGTGATGCCCGAGTGGTACCGCCGGGCGACTATGAGGAACTTCTTGACCATGATCGAAGCGGATCGTGCGCAATTCATCCTGGGGTGGTTCACGCAATACGTTGCGATCCTCCTCAAGTGCCCGTCGGGTCTCGAGTCCAGTGTCAATCTGCTTGAATGGGTGTCGTCGGCTGAGGATGTGCTCGTCGCCCTTGAGATGAAGGAATAG
- a CDS encoding DUF6445 family protein translates to MKSDIIVIDDFYKDPDSVRAMALGSDFMSGAAHNYPGWQSTGSFAASPIKDAIEKAIGAEILADGDRFTWGAFRLITHETGAKTKVHADSGCDWAAMVYLTPSLPTGTGTGFYQHRETKLYGPPTDSAARDLGYRNAEEFEREVVRRDMADLSKWDIDTVVSARYNRLVLFRGGNYYHAPMGGAGEVVETARLTQNFFFDEVVR, encoded by the coding sequence ATGAAAAGCGATATCATCGTCATAGACGACTTCTACAAGGATCCGGATTCGGTGCGAGCGATGGCGCTCGGCTCGGACTTCATGTCTGGAGCTGCTCACAACTACCCGGGCTGGCAGAGCACCGGGAGCTTCGCCGCGTCTCCGATCAAGGACGCGATCGAGAAGGCGATCGGCGCGGAGATCCTGGCGGATGGTGACCGATTCACCTGGGGCGCCTTCCGTTTGATCACGCACGAGACGGGCGCCAAGACCAAGGTTCACGCCGACAGCGGGTGCGATTGGGCAGCGATGGTATATCTGACGCCTTCGCTCCCGACGGGGACCGGCACCGGCTTCTACCAGCACCGCGAGACCAAGCTGTACGGTCCGCCCACCGACTCCGCCGCGCGTGACCTGGGGTACAGAAATGCGGAGGAGTTCGAGCGCGAAGTTGTCAGGCGCGACATGGCTGACCTCTCCAAATGGGACATAGACACCGTGGTCTCAGCGCGTTACAACCGTCTGGTTCTCTTTCGAGGCGGAAATTACTACCACGCTCCGATGGGCGGCGCGGGAGAAGTCGTCGAGACCGCGAGGCTCACGCAGAACTTCTTCTTCGACGAGGTCGTGAGATGA
- a CDS encoding pentapeptide repeat-containing protein gives MRELVSLLRRTPRALEIVERDFSGMDLSGVSFMGCTVRGCSFERADLRKTNFTEARIERSEFVQANLVRANMQRAVIENCGFARADLREVFAPTVEFRRSDFTGANFWAARIPVSAFVDCWVADEQHAQLDSRVQAGAKS, from the coding sequence GTGCGAGAGCTCGTCAGTCTGCTGAGGCGAACTCCGCGAGCTCTGGAGATCGTGGAGCGCGATTTCTCCGGGATGGATCTCTCTGGGGTGTCGTTCATGGGCTGCACGGTCAGGGGGTGCTCGTTTGAACGAGCCGATCTACGCAAGACGAATTTCACGGAGGCCAGGATCGAGCGAAGCGAGTTCGTGCAGGCGAACCTCGTCCGGGCCAACATGCAGCGTGCTGTCATCGAGAACTGCGGTTTCGCTCGTGCCGACCTGAGGGAGGTCTTCGCGCCGACCGTGGAATTCCGCAGGTCTGATTTCACGGGCGCCAACTTCTGGGCAGCGAGGATACCCGTGTCCGCATTCGTGGACTGCTGGGTCGCGGATGAGCAGCATGCCCAGCTGGACAGCAGGGTTCAGGCAGGTGCGAAGTCATGA
- a CDS encoding DUF6445 family protein, whose protein sequence is MRDGMIVVDDFYASPDSVRKFALAQEYTDFGGAKAFLGRETLYPYFDDSMTARFSELVGTPIVHSERQVYGKFRLAGADESRRTKVHFDRSAWAANIYLTPGLDASCGLGIYRHRATGLEEVPSAEQLADLGFDSLNEFDATVVVPDSLDQSRWELIDIIEPTYNRLVVIPGSRYFHAAEKGSGVNVEEARLSQHFFFQALDD, encoded by the coding sequence ATGAGGGACGGCATGATCGTCGTGGACGACTTCTATGCTTCCCCTGATTCGGTGCGGAAGTTCGCACTCGCGCAGGAGTACACCGATTTTGGGGGTGCGAAGGCGTTCCTCGGACGGGAAACGCTGTATCCCTATTTCGACGACAGCATGACAGCTCGATTCAGCGAGCTCGTCGGGACCCCGATTGTCCACAGCGAGAGGCAGGTGTACGGCAAGTTCCGTCTGGCTGGGGCCGACGAGAGCAGGCGGACAAAGGTGCACTTCGACCGATCAGCCTGGGCGGCGAACATCTATCTCACCCCGGGCCTCGACGCTTCGTGCGGTCTGGGCATATATCGGCACAGGGCGACCGGTCTCGAAGAGGTGCCGTCCGCGGAGCAGCTCGCGGACCTCGGCTTCGATTCGCTGAACGAATTTGACGCGACCGTGGTGGTGCCTGACAGCCTCGACCAGTCGAGATGGGAACTGATCGACATCATCGAGCCGACCTACAACAGGCTGGTCGTGATCCCGGGTTCGCGGTACTTCCATGCCGCGGAGAAGGGTTCCGGCGTGAATGTGGAAGAGGCGCGGCTCTCGCAGCACTTCTTCTTCCAGGCTCTCGATGACTGA
- a CDS encoding CmcI family methyltransferase gives MTEGSEDRLRLLLDWAAMRLERERVPNAFDNAVFSISRALVQDSFSVVNRDAALDVLEELVTVERGASSSERFVPLAKRLLDVHGSRALPPLGYLLGQGVNRSPTWRGRQIFKSVWDMAIYNELLFELRPGVIVELGSGDGASADWFSTLASAFSLEAEVVSFDASPPDTPSGAGMQFVKARFPEDTDRLISWTETLDPGRPWLVVEDMHVGIEIVLPAIVRVLRPGDYLVVEDSAHKQDVIRSLAAGEVELDVDQSYTDRFGVNGTSAMNSILRVR, from the coding sequence ATGACTGAGGGGTCCGAGGACCGTCTTCGCCTCCTGCTGGACTGGGCTGCCATGCGACTGGAGAGGGAGAGGGTGCCGAACGCCTTCGACAACGCTGTGTTCTCCATATCCAGGGCGCTTGTCCAGGACTCGTTCTCGGTCGTGAACCGTGATGCGGCCCTGGACGTCCTCGAGGAGCTGGTGACGGTCGAACGCGGTGCTTCCTCGAGTGAGAGGTTCGTCCCGCTCGCAAAGCGTCTCCTCGACGTGCACGGCTCCCGGGCTCTGCCGCCGCTGGGATATCTGCTCGGGCAGGGCGTGAACCGCAGCCCCACGTGGCGTGGTCGACAGATCTTCAAGTCCGTCTGGGACATGGCCATCTACAACGAGCTGCTGTTCGAATTGCGGCCGGGTGTCATCGTCGAACTCGGGAGCGGCGACGGGGCGAGCGCCGACTGGTTCTCGACCCTGGCTTCCGCGTTCTCCCTCGAGGCCGAGGTCGTGTCCTTCGACGCGTCCCCACCTGACACGCCGAGTGGAGCGGGCATGCAGTTCGTCAAGGCCCGGTTTCCCGAGGACACCGATCGTCTGATCTCCTGGACTGAGACGCTGGATCCCGGAAGGCCGTGGCTCGTAGTCGAGGACATGCACGTCGGCATCGAGATCGTGCTTCCCGCCATCGTGCGTGTCCTGCGGCCGGGTGATTACCTCGTCGTGGAGGACAGCGCCCACAAGCAGGACGTGATCCGCTCCTTGGCAGCTGGCGAGGTGGAGTTGGATGTCGACCAGTCCTACACGGACAGATTCGGGGTCAACGGGACGTCGGCCATGAACTCGATCCTCCGCGTTCGATGA
- a CDS encoding MFS transporter codes for MNHPGSRPLIAGSALSQLGNWVNVTAVMILLQQDHGAAAVALYFLIRTVPPVLLARPIVTLVPVRLVGRFWAGSQVTLAVTMAGLAFVADDVVALLVLLGFAGVLQSVASSWLMQIAETVAGEDRRSVITAVSTGTSVAVVAGPSLGGALAFLGGLFPVFMFDAATFVAAILLVPWARATGLRASGTPATGYRSALRGVVRSLSPLHPAGSPGLRSLALFWILFGLFGGVLTVTETPVLSDMKAFDANEIGLTISAYGLGGLLVFIASTFFGFSTDRLACASVLVVGLALWAVFDDGVVYAAFFIIGLGYSLVNSAVRVSFGDLFATSSTPVSESWAWVNQLSLLTSVVSYLTGLIYFSLTSQPAPMLVLVVALSVVCAGCGVVWDNRARALSSLSDS; via the coding sequence ATGAACCATCCCGGCTCCCGTCCGTTGATAGCGGGATCGGCGCTCTCTCAGCTCGGGAACTGGGTGAACGTGACCGCGGTGATGATCCTCCTGCAGCAGGACCACGGTGCGGCTGCTGTCGCTCTCTACTTCCTGATCCGGACGGTTCCGCCGGTCTTGCTCGCCCGACCCATCGTGACCCTCGTCCCCGTGAGGCTCGTGGGAAGGTTCTGGGCGGGGAGCCAGGTCACCCTCGCCGTAACGATGGCGGGACTGGCGTTCGTGGCTGATGACGTAGTGGCGTTGCTTGTTCTCCTCGGTTTCGCTGGCGTCCTGCAATCCGTGGCGTCGTCGTGGCTGATGCAGATCGCCGAGACCGTGGCAGGAGAGGACCGGCGGTCCGTGATCACCGCCGTCTCGACGGGGACGAGCGTCGCTGTGGTCGCCGGGCCGTCGTTGGGGGGCGCATTGGCGTTCCTCGGGGGGCTCTTCCCTGTCTTCATGTTCGATGCCGCGACCTTCGTTGCGGCGATCCTCCTCGTGCCGTGGGCTCGGGCGACAGGGTTGCGTGCGTCGGGAACGCCGGCGACCGGCTATCGCAGCGCGTTGCGAGGCGTCGTGCGGTCGCTGTCGCCTCTGCATCCTGCTGGGAGTCCCGGGCTACGGTCACTCGCTCTCTTCTGGATACTCTTCGGGCTGTTCGGCGGAGTCCTGACGGTCACCGAGACCCCTGTCCTCTCGGACATGAAGGCCTTCGATGCCAATGAGATCGGCCTCACCATCAGCGCATACGGGCTCGGGGGGCTGCTGGTGTTCATCGCTTCAACATTCTTCGGGTTCAGCACGGATCGTCTGGCGTGCGCATCGGTGCTGGTGGTCGGCTTGGCCCTGTGGGCGGTGTTCGATGACGGAGTGGTCTACGCGGCGTTCTTCATCATCGGGTTGGGCTATTCGTTGGTGAACAGTGCCGTCCGGGTTTCTTTCGGCGATCTGTTCGCGACCTCGTCCACCCCGGTGAGCGAGTCCTGGGCATGGGTCAATCAGCTGTCGCTGCTGACGTCGGTCGTCTCGTATCTCACCGGTCTGATCTATTTCTCTCTGACCAGCCAGCCGGCGCCCATGTTGGTTCTGGTGGTGGCGCTCAGCGTCGTCTGCGCGGGCTGCGGCGTCGTGTGGGACAACCGCGCCAGGGCGTTGTCCTCCTTGTCCGACTCGTGA
- a CDS encoding RidA family protein: protein MTAVTLIRSAALADAAEYAYAATAPADARLIFLAGSCPLDEDGRTVGVGDHAAQATRCVENLRVALEAAGATLADLVSTRVLVASSRQADLVTAWEVVRDALAPHDPPSTLLGVTVLGYDDQLVEVEAVAAVVD, encoded by the coding sequence ATGACCGCCGTGACCCTCATCCGCTCCGCCGCCCTCGCGGACGCCGCCGAGTACGCCTACGCCGCCACCGCGCCCGCCGACGCGCGGCTGATCTTCCTCGCGGGATCCTGCCCGCTCGATGAGGACGGCCGCACGGTCGGCGTCGGGGACCACGCCGCGCAGGCGACGCGCTGCGTCGAGAACCTGCGCGTCGCGCTGGAGGCCGCGGGCGCCACGCTCGCCGACCTCGTCAGCACGCGCGTGCTCGTGGCGTCGAGCAGGCAGGCCGACCTCGTGACGGCGTGGGAGGTCGTCCGCGACGCGCTCGCGCCGCACGATCCGCCGAGCACGCTGCTCGGCGTCACCGTGCTCGGCTACGACGACCAGCTCGTGGAGGTCGAGGCCGTCGCGGCAGTCGTCGACTGA